TGATGTTTGGTCTGTACTTCAGGGCGACTTGGTGCTTAAAACTCAAGCCCCTTCATCGCTTTGACATCCTGATCAGCATAATAATGTTTTGTGGCATCAATCGTTGACACTAAATCAGCTATAGCGAGTAGAGATGGATGTGCAGAACGGCCTGTGATGACAAGGTGCATTGTTTTAGGACGGTTTTGTATGGCCGCTAACACCTCTTGTAATGGCAATACATCATCGATTGGAAAACGTGTAATGGCTAACGCATTATTCAACTCATCCAGAACTAAAACATCTGTTGTTTCATCATTTAGCTCTTCTTTTACAATCCGCCAGGCTTTCGCAAGCGCTTCGCGATGCTCCTCCGGTGTTTTCGTCCAAGTAAAACCTATACCTAATTGCACTGTTTCAACACCAAGTTTTCCGAGGGCAATTTGTTCACCATATGTACGTTCAGGTGATTTAATAAATTGATAGTATTTCACATTCATGCCGCGGCCAATTGCGCGTAATGCGACACCAAGTGAAGCGGTTGTTTTTCCTTTGCCTTCACCTGTATAAACTAACAACATCCCCTGTCGTGCCATGTACAAACCTCCTTATAGCCAAGTTGTTTTTTCTGCAAATGGTGTACGCTTTTTCGCGGAAGTGAATTCTTCTGCAGGGTAACCAATGCATAACGTCCCTACTAATTGCTCCCCATCCGATGCGCCAATAAAATCATGTAATGCTGTATCATGCACTAAGCCTACACCGCGTGTACGCCATACCATGCCTAAACCCAGCTGTTCTGCCATTAACCACATCGACATAATCGCACTGCTGACTGCAAAGGTATTATCTTTGGTTGCACCTTCATCTCCATCGACAATGGCAGATGTCACCACAATGATAAGCGGTGTCTTTGTGACAGCTTCCATTGAGCTTTCCACTAAATGTGGTTTTGTTGGGAAACGGTTTTGTAAATAATCAAGCGCCACCTGCTCATAACGTTTTAAGCTGTCGCCCTGTAATACATAGAAATGCCATGGCTCACGCATACGGTCATTTGGTGCATACGTTGCTGCTTCTAATAATGTCTCAATTTTGTCACGTTCCACTTCGCGCGTTTCAAATTGGCGAATCGCACGGCGTTTTTTTAATGCATCTAACATAATTCATGCTCCTTTTCTATAAACCAGGCAATTTGGTCCCGTACATTAACTACCTCACCAACTAAAATCATCGATGGATTAGAAATACGATGGATTTGAATATCTTGTGCAATGGTTAAGAGATTGCCTGTAATCGTTCGTTGGTTTTCAGTTGTGCCCCATTCAATAACGGCAACAGGGGTTGTTTCACTTTTGCCATAGGTTATTAAGCTTTTCGTAATATGCGCGATATTGCCAATGCTCATATAAAAGGCCACTGTATCAATTTGAGCAAGCGCGGACCAATTTAAAAAGTCCTGCTCCTTTTCTTTTCGGCCATGACCTGTAACGATCGCAAAGCTTGAAGCATGATCACGATGTGTTACAGGAATCCCTGCATAAGCAGGCGCCGCAATCCCCGCTGTAATACCAGGCACGATTTCAAATGAAATATCGGCTTGCCGTAAAATCACGGCTTCTTCTGCACCACGTCCAAAGACAAATGGGTCACCGCCTTTTAAGCGGAGAACCTGCTTGCCAAGATTGGCTTGCTCCACTAGCACACGATGAATTTCATCTTGAATCAGTCCATGCCTGCCGGGTTCTTTTCCACAATAAATCAGCTCGGCGTCAGGTTTCGCATGTTTTAATAATTCAACATTCACCAGACGGTCATATAAAATCACATCTGCTTGCTGAATGCACTCTAATCCACGAATCGTCAATAGTTTTGGGTCACCAGGACCAGCTCCTACAATATATACAAATCCGCTCACCGTTTTTCTCCTATACGCTGCTGCAGCCACGCTTCACATTTTTGTTTTTCACCTTGCTCGATCCATTGTAATAACTGTGGATCCAGGAGCTCTGCCAATAGCTGTTTTTTCACATCGCCCGTAAATACTTGTAAAATTCGCTGACGCGCTTCCTTTAAAAATGAAACATACTGCGCGTAATGTACTCCAAATTGCTCTTCTAAATCCGTCTTTACTTGACGTGTCAGACCTGGACTTGCTCCAGACGTCGATACAGACAAAACGAAATCACCACGGCGAACGACAGCTGGATTGATGAAATCAACACGTCCTTTTGCATCCGCACGGCTGAGTAATTGCCAATGCTGTGCCGCTTCTTCCACTGCATTATTTACCTCTTCGTCATTGGTAACGGCGAAAATCAGTGCTGCATCATCTAAATCAGCAGGTTCAAATGCTTTTTCTTTCCATGTCACAAGCCCTTCTTTGATGTAGTGCTGCAATTTTTGGGTTACCGCTGGGCTTATCACTGTCACTAGTGCTTTTGTTGGCAGCAGCGCTTCTACCTTTTGACGAGCTACATGTCCGCCCCCAACAATAACAACCTTTTTATAGTCAATATTCATTAATAGTGGGAAATAATTCATTGTTTATCCTCCAAACATGCTGTCAGCCAATTTTTCACAAGCTGTGGATTCGAAGCAAAATGAAAGTGTGTATAACCCGCAACAATATTTTTATGTAGATAACCTTCCTGCTGAGCACGAAAACGGCCTTTACTAAAATAAGCTGGTGATGTAAGCTCCCCCTCATACGTTGAGTAATGGAACTCATGCCCTTTTGCCTGCTCCTCTTCATTGATT
This genomic stretch from Neobacillus niacini harbors:
- a CDS encoding cob(I)yrinic acid a,c-diamide adenosyltransferase, whose protein sequence is MARQGMLLVYTGEGKGKTTASLGVALRAIGRGMNVKYYQFIKSPERTYGEQIALGKLGVETVQLGIGFTWTKTPEEHREALAKAWRIVKEELNDETTDVLVLDELNNALAITRFPIDDVLPLQEVLAAIQNRPKTMHLVITGRSAHPSLLAIADLVSTIDATKHYYADQDVKAMKGLEF
- a CDS encoding nitroreductase, with the translated sequence MLDALKKRRAIRQFETREVERDKIETLLEAATYAPNDRMREPWHFYVLQGDSLKRYEQVALDYLQNRFPTKPHLVESSMEAVTKTPLIIVVTSAIVDGDEGATKDNTFAVSSAIMSMWLMAEQLGLGMVWRTRGVGLVHDTALHDFIGASDGEQLVGTLCIGYPAEEFTSAKKRTPFAEKTTWL
- the cobA gene encoding uroporphyrinogen-III C-methyltransferase, which translates into the protein MSGFVYIVGAGPGDPKLLTIRGLECIQQADVILYDRLVNVELLKHAKPDAELIYCGKEPGRHGLIQDEIHRVLVEQANLGKQVLRLKGGDPFVFGRGAEEAVILRQADISFEIVPGITAGIAAPAYAGIPVTHRDHASSFAIVTGHGRKEKEQDFLNWSALAQIDTVAFYMSIGNIAHITKSLITYGKSETTPVAVIEWGTTENQRTITGNLLTIAQDIQIHRISNPSMILVGEVVNVRDQIAWFIEKEHELC
- a CDS encoding bifunctional precorrin-2 dehydrogenase/sirohydrochlorin ferrochelatase, with amino-acid sequence MNYFPLLMNIDYKKVVIVGGGHVARQKVEALLPTKALVTVISPAVTQKLQHYIKEGLVTWKEKAFEPADLDDAALIFAVTNDEEVNNAVEEAAQHWQLLSRADAKGRVDFINPAVVRRGDFVLSVSTSGASPGLTRQVKTDLEEQFGVHYAQYVSFLKEARQRILQVFTGDVKKQLLAELLDPQLLQWIEQGEKQKCEAWLQQRIGEKR